The Saccharothrix violaceirubra genome segment AGAAGTTCATCCAGCAGAACCCGAACACCGTCCGCACGTTCGTGACCGGTGTCGGCAAGGCGCTCGACTGGACCCGGGCCACGCCGCGCGACCAGGTGGTCGCCCGGTTCACCGAGATCGTCAAGAAACGCGGGCGCAACGAGGACACGGCCACGCTCCAGCTCTGGAAGTCGTTCGGCGTGGCGGGCACGGGCGGCCGGCTCGACGAGAAGGACTTCTCGATCTGGCTGGACTGGCTGTCCGGTCGCGACGAGGTGAAGAAGGACTCGGTCAAGACGGCCGAGATCTTCACCAACGACTTCAACGGGGCCAAGTCGTGACCGCCCGCATCACCCTGGACGGGATCACCAAGACGTTCCCGGTCCGGGACAAGGGCGTCCGCTCCGAGCTGACCGCGCTCGCGGGCATCGACCTGGACGTGGCGGCGGGCGAGTTCGTCGTCATCGTCGGGCCCAGCGGGTGCGGCAAGTCCACGCTGCTCGACCTGCTCGGCGGCCTGACCACGCCCACGTCCGGGCGCATCCTGGTCGACGGCGAGCCGGTCACCGGTCCGGGCCTGGACCGGGGCACGGTGTTCCAGCAGTACGCGCTGCTGCCGTGGCGGACCGCCCAGGGCAACGTGGAGTTCGGGCTGGAGGCCGTGGGCGTGCCGCGCCGTGAACGCGCCGAGCGCGCCCGCGAGTTCCTCGACCTGGTGGGCCTGGGCGGGTTCGAGCACCGGCACCCGCACGAGCTGTCCGGCGGCATGCGCCAGCGCGTGGCCATCGCCCGCAGCCTGGCCTACGACCCGGGCGTGCTGCTGATGGACGAGCCGTTCGCCGCGCTGGACGCGCAGACCCGCGAATCGCTCCAGGACGAGCTGCTGCGCATCTGGGAGCGCACCGGCAAGACGATCGTGTTCATCACCCACGGCATCGAGGAGGCGGTGTACCTGGGGCAGCGGGTCGCCGTCCTCACGTCGCGGCCCGGCCGGATCAAGCAGGTCGTGCCGATCGACCTCGGTTCGCGCACGGACACCGTCGACCTGCGGTCCAGCACGGAGTTCGCCCGGCACCGACACGAGATCTGGACGCTGCTGCACGACGAGGTGGCGCGCGCACAGGAGTGGGAGAAGACGGCATGAGCACCGTGGTCCTGGAGAAGCCGGAAGCACCGGCGGCGGTCCCGCCCCGACCCGTCGATCGCAGCGCTTTCCACGCGTTGCCCGGCCTGCTGGCGAAGGTCGTCCGCAAGACCGTCGCCGTGGTCGTGCTGCTCGTGGTGTGGGAGGTGGCGCCCCGGCTCGGTCTGGTCGACGCCACGTTCCTGCCGCCGTTCTCCGAGGTCGCGGTGGCCTGGTGGGAGCTGCTGCTCAACGGCCAGTTGGCCAGCAACACCGAGGCCAGCCTGGTCCGCTCGCTGTCCGGGTTCGGGCTGGCGGTCGGCACGGCCGTGCCGCTGGGCCTGCTGATCGGCTGGTACCGGCCGCTGGCCGACCTGCTGACCCCGCTGCTGGAGCTGTTCCGCAACACCGCCGCGCTCGCCCTGCTGCCGGTCTTCGTGCTGCTGCTGGGCATCGGCGAGACGTCCAAGATCGCGATCGTGTTCTACGCCTGCGCGTGGCCGGTGCTGCTCAACACGATCAGCGCGGTGCGCGACGTGGACCCGACGCTGCTGCGGCTGGCCCGGTCGCTGAACCTGCCGCCGCACCGGCTGTTCCAGAAGGTGATCCTGCCCGCGTCCGTGCCGACCGTGTTCACCGGCATCCGGCTGGCGGGCGCGGTGTCGATCCTGGTGCTGGTGGCCGCCGAGATGGTCGGCGCCAAGGCGGGTCTGGGCTTCCTGGTGAACTCCGCGCAGTTCAACTTCGCCGTGCCGCAGATGTACGCGG includes the following:
- a CDS encoding ABC transporter permease, with translation MSTVVLEKPEAPAAVPPRPVDRSAFHALPGLLAKVVRKTVAVVVLLVVWEVAPRLGLVDATFLPPFSEVAVAWWELLLNGQLASNTEASLVRSLSGFGLAVGTAVPLGLLIGWYRPLADLLTPLLELFRNTAALALLPVFVLLLGIGETSKIAIVFYACAWPVLLNTISAVRDVDPTLLRLARSLNLPPHRLFQKVILPASVPTVFTGIRLAGAVSILVLVAAEMVGAKAGLGFLVNSAQFNFAVPQMYAGIVTISVIGLLFNLLLVSLERRFTSWKGNR
- a CDS encoding ABC transporter ATP-binding protein; translation: MTARITLDGITKTFPVRDKGVRSELTALAGIDLDVAAGEFVVIVGPSGCGKSTLLDLLGGLTTPTSGRILVDGEPVTGPGLDRGTVFQQYALLPWRTAQGNVEFGLEAVGVPRRERAERAREFLDLVGLGGFEHRHPHELSGGMRQRVAIARSLAYDPGVLLMDEPFAALDAQTRESLQDELLRIWERTGKTIVFITHGIEEAVYLGQRVAVLTSRPGRIKQVVPIDLGSRTDTVDLRSSTEFARHRHEIWTLLHDEVARAQEWEKTA